Sequence from the Thermoproteales archaeon genome:
CATTATTAAAGGCGAAGGATTGTCAATTTTGCTGGTTGAGCAAAAAGCTCAATACGCTCTTAATTTCACAGAAAGAGCTTATCTCCTTGACAATGGAAAAATAATACTTTCTGGATTTTCTCAGGAGTTACTTGATAATGAATATGTGAAAAAGGCATATCTGGGAGTGATATAGATGAGTGGTAAGAATATAGTCATAATCGCGACTCTTGACACGAAAGGAGAAGAAGCTGAATATCTTAAAAAGCTAATAGAGGATAAGGGACATAAAGCAATAGTTGTCGATGCAGGTATACTGGGCGAGCCAAGATTTCAGGGAGATATATCGAGGGAGAAAATTGCCGAGTTAGGAGGGAGAACGCTAAATGATTTAATAAGAGATGCTAGATCAGGCGTAGAAAAAATGAAGATACTCAAAGTTGTTATAGAAGGCGTAAAGAAAGCTGTATTAGACTTATACCAGAAAGGAATGCTCCATACAATAATTGCAACCAGAGCCTATAACCCCATAACCATCCCAACCACACACACCAACCCATAAAC
This genomic interval carries:
- a CDS encoding Tm-1-like ATP-binding domain-containing protein gives rise to the protein MSGKNIVIIATLDTKGEEAEYLKKLIEDKGHKAIVVDAGILGEPRFQGDISREKIAELGGRTLNDLIRDARSGVEKMKILKVVIEGVKKAVLDLYQKGMLHTIIATRAYNPITIPTTHTNP